AGGCCGCGGCCGAAGCCCGCCGCCTGATCGACGCCTGGGCGGCCAAGCCCGTACTCCACCACCCCACCTCGTTCCGCGACGAGACCGAGCCGCCGGCCTTCGGCACCACCCCGCCCGTGAAGCAGGAAGACCACCGGATCGTCCCGGCCTGGGCGGCCGGGATCGCCGTCGCGAGCATCGGCGTCGGCGCCGGGATCACCGGCATCGGCTGTGGCGCCTGGCTCGTGCTCCAGGGCCTGGCCTCCGTCACGTTGAACAGCGTCCTCATGGTCACCCTGCCGTTCGCGGGCCTGGCCATGGCCGCCACCGCCATCGGCGGCGCGATCAGCAAGGCCCGCGCGGCCGTCACCAAGAACGTCTTCGAGGGTCCGGTCACCCACCACACCGAGATCCACAACAACAGCACCACCCGCGGCGCGTTCTTCGCCCGCACCCGCAACGAGATCCGCTGACCCACCCCACCACCGCCCTCCGACAGAAGGAGCAGCCACGCCATGAACCACAATGACAAGCCCGTCAACGGCCAGGACAACCCGTCCTTCCTCGACCTCCTCAACCAGCTGCCGCCCGTGCCTCCGGCCCCCGAACCGGGCGCCAAGCACACCGCCGGGCGGCTCGCGTGGCTGCGCGCCGCGTGGAAGGAATCGTGGGAGGAGGGCGGCTTCCTCTACCAGCGCTGGGAGGAGGTCTTCCAGGTCCGGCACAGCAGCTGGCACGAGGTCGCCAACTGGATCAAGGCGGCCATGCTGTTCGGCGGGCTCAGCCTCATCGTCATGATGCTGGACGCCGCCGGCGACATCGCCGACGCCACACTCAAGGGCCTGTCCGCCGTCCCGGCCACCAGCGGCGGCGACGGCAGCGGCCTGTGGGGCACGGTCGACCACCCCGTCCGCGTGTTCCTCGCCGACCAGGCCGCGCACCTGGCCGTCGCCCCGGCCGCCCTGTATGCGTTCTGGCAGCTGACCGGCCTGCTCGGCCTGGTCGGCGGGTTCTTCGGCAACGCCGGTGCCCGCATCGCCTGGCTGCTGTTCGGCATCGGAACCCTCGCCATGATCTGGTCCACCGCCCCGGCCGGAGGGCGCGCCGCCGCCACCGGGCTCGCCGCCCTCATGTGGGCCCTGGCCAGCATCTTCGCCCTGCGCGGCCTGAGCCTGCGGCCCATCGTCCACAACCACCCGCCGCAGTACCAGTTCAGCCCCGCGCTCCACCTGCACGCCACGCTCCCCGCCCCCACCCCGGCGGGCGACGACTACGGCGACGAACCCGACAACGTCCACCCGCTCCAGCGCTGACCCCCCGGTCGCTCCGCCTGGTCCTCGCCCCTCCCCGCCACCGCGGGGCCGGGGCGAGGGCCGGACAGGCCGACCGGCCTCACGCACCACCCGACCTGTCCCCGACCGAATGGAGAACACGTGGCCGTCATAGGCGTGCTGACGGAGCCGACCCCACCCACCTGGTGGAAGGCGAACCGGCACAAGGTCTACGGCACCGGCGGACTGCTGATCGGATACCTGATCGGCACCCACCTGCAAGGCGCCCCCGACCAGCAGCCCCAGCACCCGCGCCCGAGCCACACCACGCCGGCCCCGACCACGCCCGGCGCGCACCGCACGCACACGCCCGCCTGACCCGGCACCCGCCGCTCCGCACCCCGCCGACACGTTCGACGTCGGCGGGGTGCGGAGCTGTGCACCGACCTCTGGAGGAACTGCCCGTGCTCATCCCCCGCCCGCGCCGCCGCATCGGCCGGCCCCGCCCGCAGCGTCCCGGCCCCCGCCACCCGTACCGCCCCGACCGGCTGCCCGGCACCTGGCGCCGGTGATGCCGCGCCGCCGAAAGAGGCGCCGCCGCCGCGAGGTGACCCGGGTGCCGCGCAGTGACGCGGCGCTGCCGGAGTTCGACCGCGGCACGGTGCCCGAAGGGCTCGTGACCAGACGGAAGTTACGGGACATGCAGCTGAGTCCCGGCAGCAATCAGGGCCCGGTCGCGATCCTGCGGTGCAGGTTGTGCGCGACCCGCCCGCAGTGGTCCTGCCGTCACCCGACCCGCGGCTTCCTGCTCCGCGTCGACCTGGCGGTGCCCAAGCGCACGCCGACGCTCGCTCAGGAGTGGGCCCTGGACAAGGCGATGGCAGCACGCCAGACGTGCGGCGACTGCGGGAGGCGGTTCTACTTCTGCCTCTCCAAGAAGCTCGGCTGTTGCATCGAGTGCTTCGACGGCACCCCGGTGGACCCCAGCAGCTACTTCGCGCCCTCGGCACCCGCCGCTCACCGGCTGGCCGCGTAGCGCGAGCCCCGTCCCGGCCGCACAGGCCGGGACGGGGGCCACACCCGGGCGGCCGCAGCATCGGCAAAGAGCCGGCCGCCCGCTCCCTCACCCATCGAGATCAGGAGAAATCCAGCATGACGCATCGCCCCGCAGTCTTCGCGGCCCTGCTCGGACTGACCCGCGCCGGGAGCGCGATCGGTGATTTTTGGGTCCAGAACGACTTCTGCGCCCGGGTGAAGGGCGCCTCCGACGAGCACCCGGTCACCTTCAAGGACCCGGCCACCGGCCAGGAGACCACCCACGGCACGGCCGGCGGCCGTTCGGCGTGCCTGCACCACTGCCTGACCTATACGGCCACGCAGGCGCTCGTGGCCGGGGCCGGTGCCCGTGCGCTCGGCATCAGGGTCCACCCGGCGGCGGCCGCGGCCGCGCTCGCCATCTCCTTCGGCACCCACTACGCCGCAGATCGCAGGGTTCCCGGCAAGGGCCTGCTGGAGAGGATCGCCACCAAGACCGGCAAGGGCGGCTTCTAC
The nucleotide sequence above comes from Streptomyces sp. NBC_01216. Encoded proteins:
- a CDS encoding RRQRL motif-containing zinc-binding protein, which produces MPRSDAALPEFDRGTVPEGLVTRRKLRDMQLSPGSNQGPVAILRCRLCATRPQWSCRHPTRGFLLRVDLAVPKRTPTLAQEWALDKAMAARQTCGDCGRRFYFCLSKKLGCCIECFDGTPVDPSSYFAPSAPAAHRLAA